One Nocardia iowensis DNA window includes the following coding sequences:
- a CDS encoding TetR/AcrR family transcriptional regulator, with protein MPRIDAPTVAEHRANQERALLDAARMVLLQNGPQAVSPAMVGAAAGLARSSVYKYFRSGDEILSRIVADALTEWGERVRDTVERAETPAGQVEAYVRTTLALAASGAHRIAVLGSTLPRGEAARRDLVDAHHDLAAPLRTALTGLGNPNPDLTADLIDGALSRAIERIDAGRCHDEIAPETVAFVRRAVGISHRQSRHRGKG; from the coding sequence ATGCCGAGGATCGACGCACCAACCGTCGCCGAGCACCGGGCGAACCAAGAGCGCGCGTTGCTCGACGCCGCGCGGATGGTGTTGTTGCAGAACGGCCCGCAGGCGGTGTCGCCCGCGATGGTCGGCGCGGCGGCCGGACTCGCGCGCAGCAGTGTCTATAAATACTTTCGGTCCGGCGACGAAATCCTGTCCCGGATCGTGGCCGACGCGTTGACGGAGTGGGGTGAGCGCGTGCGCGATACGGTCGAACGCGCCGAAACGCCCGCGGGTCAGGTCGAGGCATATGTCCGAACCACCCTGGCCCTGGCCGCCTCCGGCGCCCACCGCATCGCCGTCCTCGGCAGCACACTCCCCCGTGGCGAGGCTGCTCGGCGCGATCTCGTTGACGCCCACCACGATCTTGCCGCCCCGCTGCGCACGGCGCTCACCGGCCTCGGCAACCCCAATCCCGACCTGACCGCCGACCTCATCGACGGCGCACTCAGTCGCGCCATCGAACGCATCGACGCGGGCCGCTGTCATGACGAGATCGCCCCGGAGACAGTCGCGTTCGTCCGCCGCG
- the gltX gene encoding glutamate--tRNA ligase, with amino-acid sequence MTEVRVRFCPSPTGTPHVGLIRTALFNWAYARHHGGKFVFRIEDTDAARDSEDSYRALLDALRWLGLTWDEGPEVGGPYEPYRQSLRKDLHLDVVQRLLAAGEAYESFSTPEEVEARHRAAGRDPKLGYDNYDRELTAQQIEAYRDAGRPAVIRLRMPDEDLTWHDLVRGETTFKAGTVPDFALTRGTGEPLYTLVNPVDDALMKITHVLRGEDLLSSTPRQLALYGALRRIGVADFTPEFGHLPFVMGQGNKKLSKRDPESNLFVHRDRGFIPEGLLNYLALLGWSIADDHDVFTMAEMVAAFDISKVNSNPARFDQKKADALNAEHIRLLEPGDFSNRLREYLTRHGHIGAEIDEKMFAAAAELVQTRIVVLSDAWELLRFLLAPAEQFAIDPAAGAKNLGSDATPVLQSAIAALEPLTQWSTPAIEEALKTALIDDLGLKPRKAFAPVRVAVTGSHISPPLYESLELLGRDLSLDRLRSAQEWSATS; translated from the coding sequence ATGACTGAAGTACGGGTCCGCTTCTGCCCGTCACCGACCGGAACGCCGCACGTCGGCCTGATCCGGACGGCGCTGTTCAACTGGGCCTACGCCCGGCACCACGGTGGAAAGTTCGTCTTCCGCATCGAAGACACCGACGCGGCACGGGATTCCGAGGACTCCTACCGCGCGCTGCTCGACGCGCTGCGCTGGCTCGGCCTCACCTGGGACGAAGGACCGGAGGTCGGCGGCCCCTACGAGCCGTACCGCCAGTCGCTGCGCAAGGATCTACATCTGGATGTGGTCCAGCGGCTGCTGGCAGCGGGCGAGGCCTATGAATCCTTCTCCACGCCTGAGGAAGTCGAGGCGCGCCACCGCGCCGCCGGCCGCGACCCGAAGCTCGGGTACGACAACTACGACCGCGAGCTCACCGCGCAGCAGATCGAGGCGTATCGAGATGCCGGTCGCCCCGCGGTGATTCGGCTGCGGATGCCCGACGAAGACCTCACCTGGCACGACCTGGTGCGCGGCGAGACCACCTTCAAGGCGGGCACGGTTCCCGACTTCGCGCTCACCCGCGGCACCGGTGAGCCGCTGTACACGCTGGTCAACCCGGTCGACGACGCATTGATGAAGATCACGCACGTTTTGCGGGGCGAGGATTTGCTTTCCTCGACCCCGCGGCAGCTCGCTCTCTATGGCGCCTTGCGGCGCATCGGCGTGGCCGACTTCACGCCGGAGTTCGGCCACCTGCCGTTCGTGATGGGGCAGGGCAACAAGAAGTTGTCCAAGCGTGATCCGGAGTCGAATCTGTTCGTCCACCGTGATCGCGGATTCATCCCCGAGGGTTTGCTGAATTACCTGGCACTACTCGGTTGGAGCATCGCCGATGACCACGACGTGTTCACCATGGCGGAGATGGTTGCCGCGTTCGACATATCGAAAGTAAATTCGAATCCGGCACGATTCGATCAGAAGAAGGCGGACGCGCTCAACGCCGAGCACATCCGATTGCTGGAACCGGGTGATTTCAGCAACCGACTGCGCGAGTACCTCACCCGGCACGGTCATATCGGCGCCGAAATCGACGAGAAGATGTTCGCCGCCGCGGCGGAACTGGTGCAGACCCGGATCGTCGTGTTGTCCGATGCTTGGGAACTGTTGCGTTTCCTGTTGGCGCCCGCCGAACAATTTGCGATCGACCCCGCCGCCGGAGCCAAGAATCTCGGCTCTGACGCAACTCCTGTATTGCAATCCGCTATTGCCGCGCTGGAGCCGCTGACGCAGTGGTCCACCCCCGCTATCGAAGAGGCGCTGAAAACCGCGCTGATCGATGATCTGGGGCTCAAGCCGCGCAAGGCATTCGCGCCGGTGCGCGTCGCGGTAACCGGGTCGCACATCAGTCCGCCGCTGTACGAGTCGCTGGAACTGCTCGGCCGCGACCTCAGCCTGGACCGGCTGCGCTCGGCACAGGAGTGGTCGGCGACGTCCTGA
- a CDS encoding fumarylacetoacetate hydrolase family protein: protein MRLGRVASPDGVAFVSIEGNGSDSIAKEIAEHPFGTPTFTGRSWALADVRLLAPILASKVVCIGKNYAAHAAEMGGPAPEDPVIFLKPNTSIIGPNAPIILPPSSSQVDYEGELAVVIGRPCKDVSAARALDVVLGYTVANDVTARDQQRHDGQWTRGKGYDTFCPLGPWIETSLDPSDLEIVTELDGEVRQRSRTSLLLHDIPKLIEWISTVMTLLPGDVILTGTPEGVGPVQAGQQVSVTVEGIGTLINPVAAKHR, encoded by the coding sequence ATGCGTCTAGGTCGAGTAGCCAGTCCCGATGGGGTCGCGTTCGTCAGCATCGAGGGGAACGGAAGCGACAGCATCGCGAAGGAAATCGCGGAACACCCGTTCGGTACGCCGACGTTCACCGGGCGGAGCTGGGCGCTGGCCGATGTGCGTCTGCTCGCGCCGATCCTGGCCAGCAAGGTGGTCTGTATCGGCAAGAACTACGCGGCGCACGCGGCCGAAATGGGCGGGCCCGCACCGGAAGACCCGGTGATCTTCCTCAAGCCCAATACCTCGATCATCGGGCCGAACGCCCCGATCATCCTGCCGCCCAGCTCCTCTCAGGTCGACTACGAGGGTGAGCTGGCGGTCGTCATCGGCCGTCCGTGCAAGGACGTATCCGCGGCTCGCGCGCTGGACGTTGTGCTCGGATACACCGTCGCCAATGACGTGACCGCGCGCGATCAACAGCGCCACGACGGACAATGGACCAGGGGCAAGGGCTACGACACCTTCTGTCCGCTCGGACCATGGATCGAAACGTCCTTGGATCCTTCGGATCTGGAGATCGTCACCGAGCTCGACGGTGAAGTCCGCCAGCGCAGTCGGACTTCGCTTCTACTGCACGACATTCCGAAGCTCATCGAATGGATCAGCACGGTGATGACGCTGTTGCCCGGCGACGTCATCCTCACCGGAACACCCGAGGGCGTCGGCCCCGTACAGGCCGGACAACAGGTGTCCGTGACCGTCGAGGGCATCGGTACCCTCATCAATCCCGTTGCCGCCAAGCATCGCTAG
- a CDS encoding MFS transporter, with protein MTTVPPIQSARRWSMLGLGVFAQAASAVFVHGVAFLLPALTDRGMPLATAGLLVAMPTIGLVCTLIAWGYVVDRIGERKVLIGGPLLMLVAGGAAATVTSDIALAALLLLGGVGAASTNGASGRVIVGWFPPHRRGLAMGIRQTAQPLGVAVGALAVPAVAATHGVPAAILVPAAMAGIAAVGCLIGIIDPPRPEGAATDAALRANPYRGDTTLWRIHAVSILLVIPQGTVWTFALLWLHRDAGWSLAAAGVLVTATQILGAAGRIGAGAWSDRVGSRLGPLRIVAIAAVLSMAALALAAWAHMWWAAIPLLVAASVITVSDNGLAFTAVAEIAGPYWSGRGLGIQNTGQNLAMAAVPPAFGALIAASGFAAAYLLAAALAVAAVPLVPTDRRSQ; from the coding sequence ATGACTACGGTGCCACCGATCCAGTCGGCTCGACGGTGGTCCATGCTCGGCCTCGGCGTCTTCGCCCAAGCCGCCAGTGCGGTCTTCGTGCACGGCGTCGCCTTCCTCTTGCCCGCACTGACCGATCGCGGCATGCCGCTGGCCACCGCGGGACTGCTGGTGGCCATGCCCACAATCGGACTGGTCTGCACATTGATCGCATGGGGGTATGTGGTCGATCGGATCGGTGAGCGCAAGGTACTGATCGGCGGCCCGCTGCTGATGCTGGTCGCGGGCGGCGCCGCGGCCACCGTGACGAGCGACATCGCCTTGGCCGCACTGCTGTTGCTCGGCGGCGTAGGTGCGGCCAGCACCAACGGGGCCAGCGGCCGGGTGATCGTCGGCTGGTTCCCGCCGCATCGACGCGGGTTGGCCATGGGGATCCGGCAGACCGCCCAGCCGCTCGGGGTCGCCGTCGGCGCGCTGGCCGTGCCCGCCGTCGCCGCGACACACGGTGTGCCCGCGGCGATTCTGGTTCCCGCGGCGATGGCGGGCATCGCCGCGGTTGGCTGTCTGATCGGCATCATCGATCCGCCGCGCCCCGAGGGCGCCGCCACCGATGCGGCGTTGCGCGCCAACCCTTATCGCGGCGACACGACACTGTGGCGTATCCATGCCGTCTCCATTCTGTTGGTCATTCCGCAAGGAACCGTATGGACGTTCGCCCTGCTGTGGCTGCACCGTGACGCGGGCTGGTCGTTGGCCGCCGCCGGAGTTCTGGTCACCGCCACCCAAATCCTGGGTGCCGCAGGCCGAATCGGGGCAGGCGCCTGGTCCGACCGGGTCGGAAGTCGGCTCGGTCCGTTGCGCATCGTCGCCATCGCCGCCGTGCTGTCGATGGCCGCGCTGGCACTGGCGGCGTGGGCCCACATGTGGTGGGCCGCAATCCCGTTGCTGGTCGCCGCCTCGGTGATCACCGTCTCGGACAACGGGCTCGCCTTCACCGCGGTCGCCGAAATCGCTGGGCCGTACTGGAGTGGTCGCGGGCTCGGCATCCAGAACACCGGTCAAAATCTCGCGATGGCCGCCGTCCCGCCGGCCTTCGGCGCGCTCATCGCCGCAAGCGGTTTCGCCGCCGCCTACCTGTTGGCGGCAGCGCTGGCGGTGGCCGCCGTCCCCTTGGTGCCGACCGATCGTCGCTCCCAATAG